In Anaerolineales bacterium, one DNA window encodes the following:
- a CDS encoding class I SAM-dependent methyltransferase, giving the protein MNWHARYLQQAAWTQDLCAYLFEKAGLSNANRVLEVGCGTGAILRGIHSSAPLHGLDIEPASLAECRIHAPAALLTHGDAHSLPYPGRSFDIVYCHFLLLWVNDPLQVLREMARVGKTVLALAEPDYSRRVDEPAALKPLGRWQAESLIRQGADPAFGARLAETFHRAGIRLIETGPIQSADEKRSAAEWENEWAVIEADLADSVPGGEIQRMKRLDEQARKSGERVLHVPTFFAWGRS; this is encoded by the coding sequence ATGAACTGGCACGCGCGTTACCTCCAGCAAGCTGCATGGACGCAGGACCTGTGTGCCTATCTCTTTGAAAAGGCGGGGCTTTCAAACGCGAACCGTGTACTCGAAGTGGGATGCGGCACCGGCGCAATCCTGCGCGGGATCCATTCCTCCGCTCCGCTTCACGGTCTGGACATTGAACCTGCCTCGCTCGCTGAATGCAGAATCCACGCCCCGGCGGCCTTGCTGACACACGGCGACGCGCACTCCCTGCCATACCCAGGCCGCTCCTTCGACATCGTCTATTGCCACTTCCTCCTGCTTTGGGTGAACGATCCATTGCAGGTTCTGCGCGAAATGGCGCGGGTTGGGAAGACCGTGTTGGCCCTGGCAGAACCCGATTACAGCCGGCGCGTGGACGAACCCGCCGCACTCAAGCCGCTCGGCAGGTGGCAGGCCGAGTCATTGATACGGCAGGGAGCGGACCCGGCCTTCGGCGCACGGCTCGCAGAGACCTTTCATCGGGCGGGAATCAGGTTAATTGAAACAGGACCCATTCAAAGCGCGGATGAGAAGCGTTCCGCCGCGGAGTGGGAAAATGAATGGGCGGTGATCGAAGCTGATCTGGCTGATTCCGTCCCGGGCGGGGAAATCCAAAGAATGAAGAGATTGGATGAACAGGCCCGCAAGAGCGGCGAACGCGTGCTGCACGTCCCCACTTTTTTTGCGTGGGGCAGGAGTTAA
- the lepB gene encoding signal peptidase I: METLEQEAGIEKGEATEEKTNWGRFVLDIIETLVLAVVLFVGINLVSARVRVDGFSMRPTLEDGEFVLVNKMSYRFGEVERGDIIVFHFPLNPSEELIKRVIGLPGDRVLVENNQVFVNGQMLNEAYIAQAPLYSGQWTVEEGTLFVLGDNRNNSNDSKDWGFLPRENMVGKAVLIYWPPPMWSLLEHTEALASH, translated from the coding sequence TTGGAAACGTTGGAACAGGAAGCTGGAATTGAAAAAGGTGAAGCTACAGAGGAAAAAACGAACTGGGGGCGGTTTGTGCTGGATATTATCGAAACGCTTGTTTTGGCTGTTGTTCTATTTGTAGGCATCAACCTGGTCTCTGCCCGTGTCCGCGTGGACGGGTTTAGCATGCGCCCCACGCTGGAAGATGGCGAGTTCGTGCTGGTAAATAAAATGAGCTATCGTTTCGGCGAGGTGGAACGCGGTGATATTATTGTGTTCCACTTTCCATTGAACCCGAGCGAGGAGTTGATCAAACGCGTGATCGGCCTGCCCGGTGACCGCGTGCTGGTGGAAAATAACCAGGTGTTCGTGAACGGGCAAATGCTCAACGAAGCGTACATCGCGCAGGCGCCCTTGTACTCCGGTCAATGGACGGTTGAGGAAGGTACTCTTTTTGTTTTGGGCGATAATCGCAACAACTCGAACGACTCGAAGGATTGGGGATTTCTGCCCCGCGAAAACATGGTCGGCAAGGCGGTATTGATCTACTGGCCTCCGCCCATGTGGAGTCTGCTCGAACATACGGAAGCGCTTGCCTCGCATTAG
- a CDS encoding M42 family metallopeptidase: MKQLLKTLAETFGPSGYEDEIRKVVMKEVKPLADEVRVDALGNLIVRRKPVKNSKNPKRIMLAAHMDEIGVIASHIDRKGFVRFTSVGGTFGRYTLGARVRFMNGVTGVVGYDRLEKADNAVPINKMYIDVGATKKEDCPIKVGDFAAFERSYMEMGDRLVAKSMDDRTGVAVLIETLRRIVSTPNDLYFVFTTQEEVGVRGAGAAAYGIDPEIGIAVDVTATGDTPASLKVAMELGRGPCVKFRDPGMLSDPRVVDWMITTAEKARIPYQREVLLVGSTDAREIQISRAGVITGALSIPCRYVHSASEMVDYNDLKNSVKLLTAMLGKAVPF; encoded by the coding sequence ATGAAGCAATTGCTCAAAACGCTTGCTGAAACATTTGGCCCCTCGGGCTATGAAGATGAAATCCGTAAGGTGGTGATGAAGGAGGTTAAGCCGCTTGCCGATGAAGTGCGCGTGGATGCGCTGGGTAATTTGATCGTGCGCAGGAAACCTGTGAAGAATTCCAAAAATCCGAAGCGGATCATGCTTGCTGCGCACATGGACGAGATCGGTGTCATTGCCAGTCATATTGACCGGAAAGGATTTGTGCGTTTTACCAGCGTGGGCGGGACATTCGGCAGGTACACACTCGGTGCACGTGTCCGCTTTATGAATGGAGTGACGGGCGTGGTTGGGTATGACCGTCTTGAAAAGGCAGACAATGCCGTGCCGATCAATAAAATGTATATCGATGTGGGTGCAACCAAAAAGGAGGATTGCCCCATCAAGGTCGGTGACTTTGCCGCCTTTGAAAGATCGTACATGGAAATGGGGGACCGCCTGGTCGCCAAATCGATGGATGACCGCACAGGTGTGGCGGTATTGATTGAGACGCTGCGCCGAATTGTATCCACACCGAACGACCTGTATTTTGTCTTTACCACGCAGGAGGAGGTCGGTGTGCGCGGTGCAGGCGCGGCAGCGTATGGCATTGATCCCGAGATCGGAATTGCGGTCGATGTGACCGCCACAGGTGACACGCCCGCCTCCCTCAAGGTGGCGATGGAGCTTGGCAGGGGTCCCTGCGTGAAATTCCGCGACCCTGGCATGTTGTCCGACCCGCGCGTTGTGGATTGGATGATAACCACAGCGGAGAAAGCGAGGATCCCCTACCAGCGCGAGGTACTGTTGGTCGGCAGCACCGATGCGCGCGAGATTCAAATTTCCCGCGCAGGCGTGATTACCGGCGCACTATCAATCCCATGCCGCTACGTTCACTCGGCTTCTGAGATGGTGGATTACAATGATCTGAAGAATTCGGTGAAACTTCTTACAGCCATGCTGGGCAAGGCTGTTCCTTTTTAA
- a CDS encoding DUF456 domain-containing protein, with product MDPISWEFLGQVALEALTLFVLLAGLAGLLIPIFPGLTIMWLGTLVYAVVQAANDKMTWVDWVLFTVITLLMIGGNIIDNIIIAKHVRDKDVPWSSILWAFAAGIIVSIIFTPLGGMVAAPAGLFLAEWRRLRDRPAALANTRAWMTGWGWAIAARMGIGVIMTVLWMLWAWL from the coding sequence ATGGATCCCATTTCTTGGGAGTTTTTGGGGCAGGTGGCTTTGGAAGCACTGACCCTGTTCGTGTTATTGGCGGGCCTGGCCGGTTTGTTGATCCCGATCTTCCCCGGTCTGACCATCATGTGGCTCGGGACGCTGGTCTATGCGGTTGTGCAGGCGGCAAACGACAAAATGACCTGGGTCGACTGGGTGCTTTTCACGGTCATCACCCTGTTAATGATCGGCGGCAACATCATAGACAACATCATCATTGCCAAGCATGTGCGCGACAAGGATGTGCCCTGGAGTTCGATCCTGTGGGCCTTCGCGGCCGGCATCATCGTCAGCATCATCTTCACCCCGCTGGGCGGGATGGTGGCCGCGCCGGCCGGGTTGTTCCTTGCAGAGTGGCGGCGTTTAAGGGACAGGCCGGCCGCGCTTGCCAATACGCGGGCGTGGATGACGGGCTGGGGCTGGGCCATTGCAGCTAGAATGGGAATCGGTGTTATCATGACCGTGCTCTGGATGCTTTGGGCATGGCTGTAA
- a CDS encoding protein-tyrosine phosphatase family protein, which translates to MPTTNLPIPESYWVEENRFLAGEYPGSQDPETARRRIESFLEAGIRTFIDLTHPHELVPYEPILKEQARIHDLKFSYHRFAIRDHGIPSSKTMTDILNLIDDAIHYDSPVYVHCWGGIGRTGITVACYLIRHGHQADEALSRVAELFSTRPPGYFHMTSPETPAQFDFVRNWWEEPPSVHKSRYCEG; encoded by the coding sequence ATGCCGACAACGAACCTGCCCATTCCCGAATCCTACTGGGTTGAAGAAAATCGTTTCCTCGCGGGAGAATATCCCGGAAGCCAGGATCCTGAAACCGCGCGCCGCCGCATCGAATCTTTTCTCGAAGCAGGCATCCGCACCTTCATTGACCTGACCCATCCGCATGAACTCGTCCCCTACGAACCCATCCTGAAGGAACAGGCGCGCATCCACGATCTCAAATTCTCCTATCATCGCTTCGCCATCCGTGATCACGGCATTCCCTCATCGAAAACGATGACGGATATTCTCAATCTGATTGACGATGCGATCCATTATGACAGCCCCGTTTATGTACACTGCTGGGGTGGAATTGGGCGCACGGGGATCACGGTGGCATGCTATCTAATTCGGCACGGCCATCAGGCGGATGAAGCCCTTTCACGCGTGGCCGAATTGTTCAGCACACGCCCGCCAGGTTATTTTCATATGACCTCCCCTGAAACTCCAGCGCAATTCGATTTCGTCCGCAACTGGTGGGAGGAGCCACCCTCCGTCCACAAATCCCGTTATTGCGAAGGATGA
- a CDS encoding YgiT-type zinc finger protein, with amino-acid sequence MSNMEHLNPSDIPCNECHAGVMLPRRITYFTWLGEELITVPHFPAWICDLCGRREYDEKAVQWLNMILDPNAGKPTTNQRRRPPPPRPHSGASRPLLDS; translated from the coding sequence ATGAGCAATATGGAACACTTAAACCCATCCGACATCCCATGCAATGAATGTCATGCAGGCGTAATGCTGCCGCGCCGCATCACATACTTCACCTGGCTCGGTGAGGAGTTGATCACGGTGCCGCACTTCCCCGCCTGGATCTGTGACCTGTGCGGCAGGCGCGAATATGACGAAAAAGCGGTCCAGTGGCTGAACATGATCCTGGACCCGAACGCCGGCAAACCGACCACGAACCAGCGTCGCAGGCCGCCTCCCCCCAGACCCCACAGCGGGGCAAGCCGGCCCCTGCTTGACTCTTAA
- the serS gene encoding serine--tRNA ligase: MLDINLIRETPEVVRKALKDRQMDASPVDSILQLDEKRRTLLGQVETLKAERNAVSREIGQMKEAAARGAKIEAMRVVGDKIAELDSQVAEVESELNGLTSTLPNIPDKRTPYGKSEDENVVLRTIGEPRKFDFTPLPHWDLGPALGIIDFERGSKLTGSRFYVLQGAGARLQRALIAWMLDLHTSQGQGYQEEYLPFMVKTAAVYGAGQLPKFADNLYKDHEEDLYFVPTAEIPLTGLHMDEIIEEAALPKLYTAYTPCFRREKMSAGRDVRGIKRGHQFDKVEMYIYCRPEDSEAMHQKMLKDAEETCAVLGIPYRVKQLCSGDLGFGAAMTYDLELWAPGCDEWLEVSSVSNVTDFQARRANIKYRPADGGRVKFLHTLNGSGLGLPRTLIAVMENYQQADGSIIVPEILRPWMGGIEVIKP; the protein is encoded by the coding sequence ATGCTGGATATCAATTTAATTCGTGAGACACCTGAGGTTGTCCGCAAGGCGCTGAAAGACCGCCAGATGGACGCCTCCCCTGTGGATTCGATCCTGCAGTTGGACGAAAAACGACGTACCCTGCTCGGTCAGGTGGAGACGCTCAAAGCCGAACGGAACGCCGTCTCAAGGGAGATCGGGCAAATGAAAGAGGCGGCAGCCCGCGGGGCGAAGATCGAGGCGATGCGCGTCGTCGGCGACAAAATTGCAGAGTTGGACAGCCAGGTCGCGGAAGTCGAATCCGAACTGAACGGGCTGACATCCACGCTGCCAAATATTCCCGACAAACGGACTCCATACGGAAAAAGTGAAGACGAAAACGTGGTATTGCGCACGATCGGCGAACCACGCAAATTCGATTTCACCCCGCTTCCTCACTGGGACCTCGGGCCTGCTCTTGGCATCATTGATTTTGAACGCGGCTCAAAATTGACCGGCTCCCGCTTTTACGTCTTGCAGGGAGCAGGCGCACGTCTGCAGCGCGCCTTGATCGCATGGATGCTCGACCTGCATACCAGCCAGGGACAGGGCTATCAGGAGGAATATCTGCCGTTCATGGTGAAGACGGCGGCTGTATATGGCGCGGGTCAATTGCCCAAGTTTGCGGATAATCTATACAAGGACCACGAAGAGGACCTGTATTTTGTGCCGACGGCGGAAATCCCGCTGACGGGTTTGCATATGGACGAGATCATCGAAGAAGCCGCACTGCCGAAACTGTATACGGCCTACACGCCCTGTTTCCGCCGTGAAAAGATGAGCGCGGGACGCGATGTGCGCGGCATCAAACGCGGACATCAATTCGACAAAGTAGAAATGTATATTTATTGCAGGCCCGAAGATTCGGAAGCCATGCACCAAAAGATGCTGAAGGATGCGGAGGAAACCTGCGCCGTGCTTGGCATTCCCTATCGCGTCAAGCAGCTTTGCAGCGGCGATCTCGGCTTCGGCGCTGCAATGACCTACGACCTTGAACTCTGGGCACCCGGTTGTGACGAGTGGCTTGAGGTTTCGTCCGTTTCCAACGTCACCGATTTTCAGGCACGCCGCGCGAATATCAAATATCGTCCCGCGGACGGCGGCAGGGTAAAATTCCTGCACACCCTGAACGGCTCAGGTCTGGGTCTGCCGCGCACGCTTATCGCTGTGATGGAAAACTATCAGCAGGCCGACGGTTCGATCATCGTTCCCGAAATCCTGCGCCCGTGGATGGGCGGCATCGAGGTTATCAAACCCTGA
- a CDS encoding radical SAM protein has product MNMLQRITNRFAKVTPLPAGTHHMQALEDEKPYRLHLRLRHDGSGILILNASTVLQLNPTAAEYAFHFIKGTPPEDAAKEVASRYNIKWKEALIDFTNFAEQIHTLISTPDLDPASYLDFERAQPHTADSTLRLDCALTYRLPEGDHTKHAPVKRVDRELTTAEWQAIIDKAWQAGIPHLIFTGGEATLRADLPQLIAHAEKNGQVCGLLTDGLKLAEKEYLETLLQTGLDHILLVLQPDEPLSWKAVETIVPQDIFITVHLTIEKGNLKQAEAILEKLSGLGVENISLSAAENSLVDELLELQGAAQRLGLTLRWDLPVPYSAANPITLETVDDEVPAGAGKTWMYIEPDGDVLPAQGEADKILGNFLRDGWEEISRNG; this is encoded by the coding sequence ATGAACATGCTCCAACGCATCACCAACCGGTTTGCAAAGGTCACGCCGCTGCCGGCCGGCACGCATCACATGCAGGCTCTTGAAGATGAAAAACCCTACCGCCTGCACCTGCGCCTGCGGCACGACGGCTCCGGCATTCTCATCCTCAATGCCTCCACCGTCCTGCAGCTCAATCCCACCGCCGCCGAATATGCCTTTCACTTCATCAAAGGCACGCCGCCCGAAGACGCCGCCAAAGAGGTTGCCTCCCGCTATAACATCAAATGGAAGGAGGCCCTCATAGACTTCACCAATTTTGCGGAACAGATTCACACTCTGATCTCCACTCCTGACCTGGACCCCGCCTCCTACCTGGACTTTGAGCGGGCCCAGCCCCACACAGCGGATTCCACGCTGCGGCTGGACTGCGCCCTCACCTACCGCCTGCCCGAAGGGGATCATACCAAGCACGCCCCCGTCAAACGCGTGGACCGTGAATTGACCACCGCTGAATGGCAGGCCATCATAGACAAAGCCTGGCAGGCGGGCATCCCGCACCTCATCTTCACCGGCGGCGAAGCGACCCTGCGTGCAGACCTGCCGCAGCTCATCGCGCACGCCGAAAAGAATGGACAGGTCTGCGGCTTATTGACCGATGGCTTGAAACTTGCCGAAAAGGAATACCTCGAAACGCTCCTGCAAACCGGGCTCGACCACATCCTGCTCGTCCTGCAACCCGACGAACCGCTTTCATGGAAAGCCGTCGAGACCATCGTCCCGCAGGATATTTTCATCACCGTCCATCTCACCATCGAGAAAGGGAACCTAAAACAGGCCGAGGCCATTCTGGAAAAGCTTTCCGGCCTCGGCGTGGAAAACATCTCCCTCAGCGCCGCGGAAAACAGCCTGGTGGATGAACTGCTCGAATTACAAGGCGCCGCCCAAAGACTGGGGCTCACCCTCCGCTGGGACCTGCCCGTGCCGTATTCCGCCGCCAACCCCATCACCCTCGAAACCGTGGACGACGAAGTTCCCGCAGGCGCCGGCAAAACGTGGATGTACATCGAACCCGACGGCGACGTCCTCCCCGCGCAGGGGGAAGCGGACAAGATCCTCGGCAACTTCCTGAGAGATGGCTGGGAGGAGATTTCGAGAAACGGGTAG
- a CDS encoding PqqD family peptide modification chaperone has protein sequence MALLDSVKNIFQPTSKVFGPASGLYHYTRETADEKSRIHLRLDADGTGTLIVNASSVMHLNPTAAFMAWLILEEKQEQDIVSALTKTFRVSKSQAGEDLSAFRFQLSELLRPDGACAIHDLELEMNMPFSARPSAPYRMDLALTYRCNNDCAHCYNARERDFPELDTDSWKRILDKLWGLGVPHIVFTGGEATLRNDLPELIKHAESNGQITGLNTNARRLMDMNYVDRLVGAGLDHVQITVESCDEQIHDEMMRAKGAFKQTVAGLKNVLASKLYVMTNTTMLRTNVHTIPATLDFLADLGVPTIGLNALIYSGQGLTVGTGLRESELQPILDIATQKTAARGQKLIWYTPTQYCEFDPTAHNLGVKGCTAALYSMCIESNGNVLPCQSYYHPLGNFLTDSWDTIWDHKLSVQLRERQNLPFKCETCPVVVECGGGCPLQFENHRESFGVNLPVLH, from the coding sequence ATGGCGCTACTTGACTCGGTAAAAAACATCTTTCAGCCAACATCCAAGGTCTTCGGCCCGGCGTCGGGCCTTTACCACTACACCCGCGAAACTGCGGACGAAAAATCCCGCATCCATTTGCGGCTCGACGCGGACGGCACAGGCACGCTCATCGTCAATGCCAGCAGTGTCATGCACTTGAATCCCACAGCGGCATTCATGGCATGGCTGATCCTGGAGGAAAAACAGGAGCAGGATATCGTTTCCGCGCTGACGAAAACCTTCCGGGTTTCAAAATCGCAGGCGGGCGAAGATCTCTCCGCCTTCCGCTTTCAGCTCTCCGAGTTACTCCGTCCCGACGGCGCCTGCGCCATCCACGACCTCGAATTGGAGATGAACATGCCATTCAGCGCGCGTCCCTCCGCGCCCTACCGCATGGACCTGGCGCTCACCTACCGCTGTAACAACGACTGCGCCCACTGTTACAACGCCCGCGAACGGGACTTCCCCGAACTGGATACGGATTCATGGAAACGCATCCTCGACAAACTCTGGGGGCTGGGTGTGCCGCACATCGTCTTCACCGGCGGCGAGGCCACGTTGCGAAACGACCTGCCCGAACTCATCAAACACGCGGAATCCAACGGGCAGATCACGGGTCTCAACACCAATGCGCGCCGCCTGATGGATATGAACTATGTGGACCGCCTCGTGGGGGCGGGACTCGACCATGTGCAGATCACGGTTGAATCCTGCGATGAACAAATCCACGATGAAATGATGCGCGCCAAAGGCGCCTTCAAGCAGACCGTTGCAGGCTTGAAGAATGTGCTTGCCTCAAAGCTGTATGTGATGACCAACACCACCATGCTGCGGACGAATGTCCACACCATCCCCGCCACGCTCGATTTTCTGGCGGACCTCGGCGTGCCGACCATCGGCTTGAACGCGTTGATCTACTCCGGGCAGGGCTTGACCGTCGGGACGGGTCTTCGTGAGAGCGAGTTGCAGCCCATCCTCGATATTGCCACGCAAAAGACCGCCGCGCGCGGACAGAAACTCATCTGGTACACACCGACCCAATACTGCGAGTTCGACCCGACCGCCCACAACCTCGGTGTCAAGGGCTGTACTGCCGCGCTTTACAGCATGTGCATCGAATCGAACGGCAATGTCCTGCCGTGCCAGTCCTACTATCACCCGCTTGGCAACTTCCTCACGGATTCATGGGATACCATCTGGGATCACAAACTGTCCGTGCAATTGCGCGAGCGGCAGAATCTGCCCTTCAAATGCGAGACCTGCCCCGTCGTTGTGGAATGCGGCGGAGGCTGTCCATTGCAATTCGAGAATCACCGCGAAAGTTTTGGAGTCAATCTACCTGTGCTACACTAA